TTGTAGTTTTCCAGGGCGGCGGCCAGTTCCGGGTCAACGGACGGTTGCGCCTGTGGCTGGTCCTGGATAGCGCTCTTGAGTGCCGCCACGTCCTCGATCCCCGAGTCCGGCGTCACTGAGACGATCCGCTGTGCCGCATTGGCGTCCTCGGTGTGGATCCGCTGGGATTGCGACGGCTGCGTGGCAATGGTCTCGCGGCGGCGGGCATTGATCTCGGAGGTCTGGGTGATCTCAATGTCGTCCTCCGGAGACGAATGCACCCGTGACGGCGCCGGGCTGGTTGTGCCAACCTCGGTTTTCGCCAGTTCATCGACCCATTCCAGATGCGCGGTTATCAGGGCGCGCAGCTTGGAGAGATAGGAGCGGCGCGTCAGTTCGATCCTGGAGATCTCTGCCTCCAGCTCGTCCCGGCGCTGCGTCCGATTGGCCAGTACCTGGCTGGCTTCGGACGCCACTTTGTTGAGCAGCAGTTCGGCTTCTTTCCTGGCATTGGCCATGGTGATATCTGCATTACGGCGGGCATCGATTGCCGCGTTCTTGATGGCATCTTCGAACTGTTTCAGGCCGGCCAACTGCACTTTCAGAGACTCTGTCTCCATGGTGAGCTTCAAGTTCTCCTGCTTGAGCATCTCCAGTGACAGCGCCACCTGCTCCTTGAAGCTGTCTACTGCTTCCTTGTCATAGCCGCGCATCTGAGAGCCAAACTCAAAATTGCGGATGTCGTTGGGGGACAGTTCCATGATCGTTCTCTCTATCTTCTGGACTTACTTTTCAGCCGTTGACTTCTGCCGCTCGTACCCTCTCAGGTCCAAGCGTTTCAAAACGATACACCTCTTTCTATTATCGAACTTTGGCGCGGGAAATTAACCGGAAACGGCCAAAAATATACCGGTATTGAAGGCTGCCGGCGGATGTACCAAAGATGAGCCGAGGCCGGGAAGCTGGCTTTGCGGCTACAGCTGACGCGGGCCGAATAGACCGGTCCCGATCCGGAGCATCGTGGACCCCTCTTCAATGGCGATACGGTAGTCGTCACTCATCCCCATAGATAGAATCCCGAATTGATCGCCTGCTGTTCCTCTTGCCTGACCGAAAAGATCGCGGCAGGTCCGAAATGCGATACGGATATCATTCTCGTCGGAGGTGAGCGGCCCGACAGTCATGAAACCGCACAGTTTTATGTGGGACAAGGAAATGAGGCTCTCGACGAGTCCCAGTGCATGGTCGGGGTTGACGCCGTACTTCTGGGTCTCGCCGGAGCTGTTGATCTCGATACAGCAGTCAAGTGTTCGGCCAACCTCTCCTGCCCGTCGGCTGATCTCTTCGGCCAGTCGTAACGAATCGACCGACTGAATGACATCAAATAGCTGCACTGCTTTTTTCACCTTGTTTGTCTGGAGATGCCCCACCAGATGGTATCGGGCAATCGGCCCCAGCTCGAGCAGTTTTGCCTCCGCCTCCTGAACTCGGCTTTCCCCGATCTCCGAAAGACCAAGCGAGACAGCCTGTCTGATGGTCTCGGTCGGATGAGTTTTGGTGACGGCCAGGATTGTGATTTCGGTGGGGTCACGTCCGCAGCGATTGCACGCCTCGGCGATGCCGATGCGCAGATCATGGAGGTTTGCCGCGATCAGGTCATTCATCGCACAGGGCACGGTACTGGTTTGGCCGGCGGTCCGCAAACAGGTGATTCCGTGGTGTGATCTGTTTGTCGCGGGCTAAAGAAACATCGACGTCGACACTCCCTACCCACGTCTGGTCTGGTGGTGCCTCCAGCAGGAGGTCGCCGGAGGGAGCGGCTACAAGTGACCGCCCGGTGTATGTCAGGTCCCCTTCGGAACCGATGCGGTTGGCGGTGATGACATATACGCGGTTCACCATGGCGTGCACCGGTATCGCCCGTTGTGCCCGTCCCGGAATCACGAGATTCGAAGGATGGCAGATGATATCCGCTCCTTTCAGGGCAAGGGCACGCCAGACCTCGGGGAAATTCCAGTCGAAGCAGATCAGCAGGCCGACCTTGCAGCCGTCTACATCAAACAGAGGCAGGCCGCCATCTCCCGGTTGGAAGAAATCCTTTTCGTTTAAGAACAGGTGCAGCTTGCGATATTTGCCAATGACTCCATTCGGTCCTATCAGCACCGCTGTGTTGTATAGCTTGTCGCCGTCGCGTTCGTTCAAGCCGGACACGATACGCATCCGGTGCCTTGCGCTCAGCTCGGTCAAAAATCGGATAAACCGGCTGTCGGCGATCTGTTCGGCAGTCTCCGCGGCCTGTCGCTCTGAGACAAAATTGTATCCCGAATTACAGAGCTCCGGGAGCACGAGCAGCTCTGCCCCGGCAAACTGCGGGCTGAGCGATTCCAGGCGATGGATCGTAGCGTCCAGATCGGCAAGCGCTGGCGCAAACTGTACGAAACCGATTTTCATGTGTCACCTTTGGTGCAAGATAACGCCAGTTTACACCGTATTGTCAAGAAGCCACTGCGAGAGGTTTGTATGGCCGTATCCACACTCTCACACGAGGGTCGCGCGAGAGAAACGTTGACAAAACCGGGCGAAATTTGTATGTTCTGTTGTAGTATCCCAACCGCCTTTTGATACTGTCAGAAAACATCAGTTGCACGTATATCGGGGCAATCGGAGAAGGAGTGACGCATGAGACGAGCTGTGTGGACGCTGGTCGTTGTTGGCTGCCTTGCGGGAGCGTTCTGGCTCTGGCAAAGTAGCGACATGGGGGATGGTCAGGGCGCATTCAGTACGGGCGAGAATTCCCGCCAGGCCGAGACCGGCTACTACCACATGAAAGGGCACGGCAAGATGCCGCGGCGTTTGGAGGCGAGACCGAACGAGTGGTTCTTGTTCCAGCGCGCCTATCCGTTTGATACGGTACCGAATGACAAGTACCGTGCGGCGGTGACTTACACCGAGGATCTACTCGCCAGCGCCTCGTTCAAGCGGACCCCATTCGCAGCCTCGGTCTGGTCGGAGGCCGGACCAAGCAACATCCCGGGCCGGATCACAGATATTGAAGCCCTTGTCTCCGATCCCGCGAAAGTTTACGCTGCGAGCGCTGCGGGTGGCGTCTTCTATTCCACCAACTACGGACAGAACTGGACGCCGGTCTTTGATAACGCCGGCAGCTTCTCGATAGGCGACATCGCCATCAATCCAAGTAACTCTGACACGATTTTCATTGGCACCGGCGAGGCTAACCCCGCTTTCGACACCTACGAAGGAAACGGCCTCTGGCGTTCGACCAACGGCGGCACTGTCTGGACCCAGGTCGGACTACCGAGCAGCTATCGCATTGGTCGGATCATTATCGATCCCACCGATACGCGCCGCATCTGGGTGGCGGCCGGCGGCAAGGTGTTCGGTGGCGGGAATCCGGAGCGCGGCATCTATCGCTCTACTGATGGCGGCAACAACTGGTCGCAGGTGTTGTACGTATCGGACACAACCGGCGGCATAGATCTGGCCTACAACGCGACCGGCAACGTGCTGTTTGCCGCCATGTGGGAGAGAGTGCGTATTGTCAACCTTCCTCGCCGGCTCGGTGGCATCACCAGTGGGCTCTATCGCTCGCTCGACAAGGGGGACACCTGGACCCTGCTTGGTGCCGGCAACGGGCTGCCGGGTCCATCGGCGGATATGGGCCGGATCGGGGTCACACTCGACCCCGGAAGCAACACCGTGTACGCAGCCTATGCGGATCGTTTCGGTGTCTTTACCGGCCTCTATAAGAGCACGAATCTGGGAGTATCGTGGACAGAGGTAAACGATGCTGCGCTGTTCAGCGCGCCTCTCTATGCCTCCTGGCAGGGAGGTTGGTATTTCGGTCAGGTCCGAACGGCTCCCAATAATCCAAACGATGTCTACGCTCTCGGGCTGGATATATGGAAGAGCTCTGATGGCGGTGGTTCATGGAACTGGTACTCCTCCGGTGTCCATGTCGACCAGCACGCTCTGTGGATCAACCCTAACAACTCTAATGAAATGTACGCGGGCTGTGATGGCGGCGTCAACTACTCCAGCAACGGTGGCGCTTCGTGGACTGTCCGCGACATGCACAATACGCAGTTTTACGCCATCACGATAGACCGCAACAATCCACAGCGTCTGTATGGCGGCGCGCAGGATAACGGCACCATGCGCACCCTCACCGGCGCTCTGAATGACTACCAGCCGATCTGGGGAGGGGATGGCTTCTACGTTCTGGTCGACCCAGCCGATCCGAATATCATATATGCCGAATCACAGAACGGCAATCTGGTAAAGTCTATCGATGGTGCCGCCACGTTTTCGGGCGCTACCTCGGGAATCGATTTCAGCGTGGAGCGTCATGCCTGGAATACCCCGGTTGTCATGGACCCGAGCAACCGTAACATTCTGTATTACGGCACCAACTATTTGTACAAAACCACCAACGGTGCCAATTTATGGACGAAGATCAGTCCGGACCTGACGAACGGCCCCCACCCATACTCCGCGTTTGGTTGCGTGACCACCATCGCAGTGGCCAACACCGACGGTAATGTCGTGTATGTGGGAACCGATGACGGCAATGTCTGGGTAACGCAGAACGGCGGCACTGGGTGGACGGCGATATCGGGCACGCTGCCCGACCGCTGGGTGACCCGCGTGGCAGTCGACCCAACCAGCGCCGGAACCGCCTATGTCACGCTGTCGGGTTACTTCGAAGGCTCCTCCACTCCACACATCTACCGGACCACGAATTTCGGAACATCCTGGACCGGTATCAGCGGCAATCTACCGAACGTGCCGGTCAACGATGTTATTGTCGACCCAGCCAACACCAGCCAGTTGTTTGTTGGCACCGATGTTGGCGTATATATCACGACCAACCTTGGCACCACCTGGTCGCCGCTCGGTACCGGCCTGCCGATCCTGCCGATTCACGACATCGCCTTTGACCAGCGCTCCCGCAAGCTGGTGGCCGGGACGCATGGGCGCTCCATGTATTCGACCACGGTGGACTGTCCGGGGATTACGGATTCCGACCTTGACGGCAAACCGGATCTCTGTGACAACTGTCCCTCGGTCTCGAATCCCGATCAGGCAGACCTTGACTACGATAACATAGGTGATGCCTGCGACAACTGTGTCGACCCGGATAAAGACGGCTTCGGCAATCCCGGCTATCCGGGGACCACGTGCGGCATCGACAACTGCCCCACGGTCTACAATCCCGGCCAGGAAGATTCGGATATGAACGGCATCGGTGACGCCTGCGAGGTGAGCCAGAGTTTTGTCGAGGATACGATCGCCACCACCTGTCTGCAACTGGCGGTCAACGACGGCGGGCGGTTTGGTATCTCCCGCGCCGGCGCTTCCATGGACTATCTATTCCAGGGAGACTGCGAGGCGGTGTACATGTACGACGGTTCCCCGGTGATCGCCTGGACCTCAGGCGGCAACTACTTCGCGAAATACTACATGTTCAGTCAGAATCTGTTTGTCAAACCGCTCAGCGGCGACCCCACCATTCCATCGGTCGATTCCGGCGCTTTTGAGTTCTATCGGACCGGTACATTTATGTCCGATGATCAGACTATTGGTCTGCAGAAGACTTGGTGGGCGCCTCGTCAGGCCGACACGTGTACGTTTGTCATCCAGTGTCTCAAGCTCTATTCGTATGATGGCGGCACGCACAGCGGTCTGTCGGTGGGCGAAGTGATCGACTGGGATGTTCCGGCGTCATCGAGCTCGCAGAATACCGGGGGTTCCGACGCCGGTCGGAAGCTTATCTATCTCCGCGGTACCGGCACCGGCTGCCAAGCCAACACCAATCGCTGGGCCGGCCAGGCGCTGCTTGGCACACGCATTAACGGCGGTTGTATAGACACCAGTGCCACACCATACAGTGCATACACCGCCAGCAACGTAACCTATGTCTATCCGACCAACGGATTCGTGGCTTCGGAGATATACGGTCTCATGCAGAATGCAGGTTACCACCCCAGTCTGTCCTCGGTGGACCAGCACGCCAACCTGGTCACGTTCGGTTCGTTGACAATCGGTCCGAATGACACGGTTGAGATATACACGGTCATCACGACCGTCCGCAACAGTGCCAGTAACGGTCAGCTTCTGACGCAGGTTGACCAGGCCCGCAAGTGGTTTGCAGTCCATGTGCCGCAATGTACCGGCGGCGGATGCTGCACTGGGACAACCGGCAATCTCGACGGGGATCCAAGTGACCTGATCGACATATCCGACCTATCAGCCATGGTGGATTATCTCTTCTTTGGCGGTTCAATCTCCAGTTGTTTTGAGGAGAATGATATCGATGGGTCACTAAGCGTGGATATCGCCGACCTGTCATTGCTGGTGGATTATTTGTTCTTCGGTGGGACTCTGCCGAACTGCCCGTGAGGCATATTTGATTTCTTACTATTGAAAGGAAGCTGGGCACCCCAGGTGCCCGGCTTCTTTGTCTGCAACAGGTCGTCGAGGATAATACTTCCGAGCATGGATAGCAAGAGAGACCTTCGCCTCGCCCCCGGTGCACGGCTATCGGCGCTTACCGATCATCGCCCCACGACATCTCTTGCATTGAGGGACCGAATGTGCTACCATATCATCAAGCACTGGGGCTTCCCATAACGTGCGCCGGCCGGAGGGCCCGCCCAATGGACCAGAATCACAATACCGACGATCAAACCGATTCATTCGCCATGTGGTGTGCGGGTGCGACAGTCGCCCACTACAAAATCATCCAGCGCATCGGCGCCGGAGGTATGGGGGAACTGTTTTTGGCCCAGGACACCCGCCTCGACCGACTGGTGGCGCTCAAAACACTCGCCCCGAAACTGGCAGCCGATAACAAAGCACGCAACCGTCTTCTGACCGAGGCGCGCGCGGCCGCCCGGTTGTCACACCCGAACATCTGCGCCATCTACGCTATCGAAGAGACCTCCGATGCCCACTTTATCGCCATGGAATATGTGCAGGGGAAAACGCTCCGTGAAATGGCTGATTGCGCCCCCGTGGAACTGGCCGCGCTTATCGACGTGGCCATGCAATGCTGTCTCGGTTTGAGCGTGGCCCATGCCGGGGGTGTGATCCACCGCGATATCAAACCCTCCAACATCATGATCGACCGTCGCGGCTGTGTCAAACTCATGGATTTTGGACTGGCGACTTCCATTTCTCCGGAGTCAGAGGACACGACGGTACGCGGGACTGTCCCCTACATGTCGCCGGAGCAGGTGACCGGCAAGGCCGTTGACACCCGCAGCGACATTTTCTCCCTGGGGGTGGTGTTGTACGAGCTGACCACCGGACAACGTCCTTTCAGCGGCGATTTTGGCGCGTCGGTCGCCTATGCCATCGTGTATGAGGAGCCTCTACCCTTGGTCGCGCTTCGGCCGGAGATTCCCGGCGTCTGGCGGAGTATCGTCCAACGCGCCATGCAAAAGGATGTCGAGCGACGATATCAAAGCGCCGAAGATATGCTGACCGACCTCAGATCGATACAAACCGTCTCAAGTCGCGTACACACGCCGCCGTGTGAACCGGTCTCGGTCGCGGTCTATCCGTTTCGCAACATGAGCGATGACCCGCATATCGATTATGTCGCCGACGGCCTTTGCGATGACATCATCACGCTTCTCACCAAAATTCGCAGGTTGAATCTCCCTTCGCGCACGGCCGTCTTCCGACTGCGGGAGCGACAGCGCGACGCTGTCCAGACGGCTCGCGAACTGATGGCGACCAATGTCCTGGAAGGGAGCATTCGGCAACACGGCGAAATCATGCGCATTCACGTGCGGATGGTTCGCGCGCAGGACAGCTTCGTTGTCTGGTCGGAGACGTATGACCGCGCCATGACTGACCTGCTGCAACTGCAGGCGGATATCGCGCATCGGGTGGTGGCGGCGCTTGACTTTGAATTGACCGGCGACCAGGAGCGCCTCATCACGCGCAAGACCAGAGTGAATCCGGATGCGTACGACCGGTATCTGCGCGGCAAACATTGCCTGCGTAAGAGAACCTCAACCTCCGTGCTGGAGGCGATTGACCTTCTTGAGAAAGCCACCAAGCTTGACCCTACTTTCGCAGCCGCGCACGCCGAACTGGCGGTGGCGTATGGTCTGTACCATACCTACGGCTTTGGTCAGGGTGCTGAACTGCCTCAACAGGCTTTCGCAGCCGCTACCCGGGCTGTGGAGCTTGATCCGGCGTCGTCGGAAGCACACATGTCGATGGTGTTTGCTCTCCGAAATGTGAGTATCAAAAGAACGGAGGCCGAATTGCGCACGGCCATCGCCCTTGATCCCAACAACTCCGAGGCGCATCACTACCTGGCGCACGCGCTCGTTCTGAGAGGTTACTATCGAGCCGCGGAATCCGCCGAACAAATAGCGATCCGGCTGGACCCATTGAACGAAATTTCACGCGCTCATTTGGCGCGCATTTGTTTTTTCCATGGCGACCTGGCAAAAGCGATGGAACAAGCTGACAATCTGCTCGAGTACGCGACTGGCTCGCACCTGGCCCATTTTACGAAAGGCTGGTTGTACTGGAGCACCCGCAGATGGTCCGATGCGGTTAACTGTTTCGAGCTTGCATTGAGCGCTGGTGCAGATGACCACTATTTGGCAGACTACTTGAGTGACTGTTATCGCCGTCTTAAGTCATACGATAAAGCAATCGCTTGTTTAGAACGTGGACTGCAGAAGAACCCAGCGCAACACCTGCTTGAGGCCCGCCTCGGTCAGGTGTTAGCTGAGTTGGGTGAAAAGGAACGCGCTGCGAGCCACTTCGACCAAGCGCGTCTACTGCTTCAGAGAGAGAGCCAGGCAGGACTACAGCCAGCGTCAGCTCTCTTCCAGTACGACCGAGCGTGGCTCTACGCCCTTCAGAACAATGCAGAAGAGTCAATTCACCAGTTGCACCTTGCTGTCGAAAACGACCTCGGCCATTACGCCGATCTACGGACCCGACCGGACTGGGATTCTCTGCGATTACACGGCCAATTCACCAGACTGGTCGACGATCTGGAATCACGGAAACGGAACGAAGATCGATCTGTGTCCTGATCGTGCGAACCTCCGTGACGGCGTCATCGATCCTGAAGCTATCTCCCTTCGCGAAGTTGTTGCAGCAACTTCCTAAGCGAGTCCAACTGCCTGCTCATCGCGCGGTTCTCAACAGTATACGCCTTCATCATAGTCTTCTGAGAAGCGAACTCCTGTGCATAATGAAGGGTATCGCCGAGCGTATCGATGGCAACCGCGGTCGCCAGGCTGTTTGATGGAATGTAGCCTTCGATTGCCCTCACTATTTGTACCCGTGGCAGGATCGGATCGGACCACGAGGGTTGTACCTCAAGATACCTCATCGGCATCACCGAGTCGCCGGTCACTGTGCCATACAACACGGCGTTGCTGATTGGTCCGAGTGAGACCCAGATAACACCGGCCGCTGACGCCTCTACCAGGCGGGTGTCTTCCCAGAGCGGCTCGCCGCCGGTCGGCTGGTCGAAAATTCTGAAAGTCACGTCGTACTGCCCAGCCCCAACCGGATTGCCGGAGGTGCCGAGCAAGACTCCTTGATAGATGACCAGGCTTCCGGCCGGGACGACAGATGTGCCGGTTGTGATCACGCTGGCAAGCAGAACCAGTCCGAGTCCTAAGATCGTGCAGATGATCAGTCTCATGATAACCCTCCTTTGTTGGGTATATGATATTTTGGTGCGGAGTTTGTATTAGCCCTCTGTACAGTCGCTTCCGGCCACTTAATCGCCGACCCGGCAATGGCGCTTAGGTTAGTTCTGGAAACTCACAGGTGCACGATTGGCCCGAACCGACCGGATGACAATAGTATAGACCCATGAACACCACAAGTCAAGCGGGATTTCACCCTGCGAATCGGAACCAAACGTGACGTGTTCAGATCTGCATACTGTACAAGTCAATGGAGACAGGTGGCGAAACCCGGATCGGCTCTGAAGCCATTCGGGAAGAAACTGGCGTAATCTTGGAGTATTTGTCTTACCTCATCGTACACGTGCCACATGCGGATCTCGGGTGCCAACGGAATAGAGTAGTATACATACAGCCACTCGTTGGTATCGGGAAAGATCACACGCATCCTCCGAGGAGCGGCCGACTGATGTATGACATCGCCAACTCTATCCTGGAGGAATTGCAGGTAAGCTCGTTCCACTAACTCCCCCAGCGAATCGTCAGGATTTCTGTAAGGAAAAACTGCCAGAAGAGTGTCCGCAAACACCCACTGCCACCAGACGTCTACGTCGAATACAATATCATGCGTTACTCGGACTTCTTGTACCGTGTCCGGATAAGTGAAGTCAGTCTCGACAATCAACGAGTAGAGACCTGATGGGAGTTGGATCTCGAACCACGACGAGTCGTCCGTGAGACATGAGTCGCTTTTCCCCGAACTGTCAACAAACGTGAGCAAAGCACGCCTTTCCGTTAGGGAGGCATAGGGGTATCCACCGGGCGGGTTATTTACGGGATCACGAAGCTCACACCTCCATGCAACAACCTGCCCAGTCACGCTATTTAGGACCTCAGGTTTGATCGGTTGGTCGTCATCGGAGCATGACCAGCACAGAAAGCCAAGCACCAGCGCGGCCATCCAAACGAAAAGTTTGTTTCTCATAAGAACCTCCCTGGCTCTGTGAGCCGTGTAAATCTCCAATCCTAATAATATACCAGATTGTCCAGACTCCGTACACAATATCCCTCTCTTGTGAGACGTTTCAGGAGCCAGACTGTGCATCAATAGTAGGGGCAGGCGAGCCCCGTCGGCCCCCCATTTTTCCTTTGGCAAATCAACCTCAAGGCCCTACCTTTGCCGATTGCCGAGGAATGAAAACAATGCGATTCGACCCGTTCAAAGACCAGTTCAGTCTCCCTGCCGCCGAGGAGAAAATCCTCGCCTTCTGGCAGGATCAGGAGGTGTTCCACAAGGCCCACGATGCGTCTTTGGATAGGCCGGAATTCGTCTTTTACGAGGGTCCCCCGACGGCCAACGGCCGCCCCGGCATTCACCATGTTATCTCGCGTGCTGTCAAGGACTTAGTGTGTCGTTACAAAGCCATGAAGGGGTTCCGGGTGGACCGGAAAGCGGGCTGGGATACCCACGGCCTTCCGGTCGAAATCGAAGTCGAAAAAGCGCTCAAGCTGGACTCCAAGGCCAAAGTGCTTGAATACGGTATAGCCGCGTTCAACCAGAAATGCCAGGAGTCAGTTTTCAAATACCTCAAGGACTGGGACGAGATTACGCGCCGGATCGGCTACTGGCTGGACCTCGACGATGCCTATGTCACACTCAAAAACGAATACATCGAGTCGGTCTGGTGGATTCTGAAAAACTTCTTCGACCGGGACCTGCTGTACCAGGGATACAAGACTGTCCCGTTCTGTCCGCGCTGCGGCACCGGCTTGTCCAGCCATGAGGTCGCCCAGGGGTACGATCTGGTCAAAGACCCATCGCTGTTCGTCAAGGTGAAAGCGGCCGACGGCGATTTCAGCTATCTCGTCTGGACCACCACGCCCTGGACCCTTCCCTCCAATGCTGCCCTCTGCATGAAACCGGATGCCGACTATGTGTTGGTCGAGCACGAAGGCGAAAAACTCGTCCTGGCCGAGGCTCTCGTGCATCGCGTTCTCGGTGAAGACAAGACCGCGCTCAAGCGTTTCAAAGGGTCCGATTTTCTCAAGCGCCGCTATATCCCGCTGTTCGACATATTCAAAGACAAATCGGATAAAGCATTCTATGTCATCAACGGAGACTTCGTCACACTCGAGGACGGTACCGGTATCGTGCACATCGCTCCCGGTTACGGCGCCGATGACTACGAAATAGGCAAGGCGTACGGTCTACCGGTTCTTCAGGCTGTCGAGGCGAACGGCTACTTTGTCAAGCACGCAAAGCCATACAACGGCATGTATATCAAAGATGCCGACAAGGTCATCACCAAAGACCTGAAAACGGCTGGGCGCCTGTTCAAGATTGAGCAGTACGAGCACAACTATCCGTTCTGCTGGCGCTGCGATTCGCCGCTGATCTACATCGCTCGACAGTCGTGGTATATCAAGACCACGCAGTTCAAAGAGCAGTTGATCGCCAATAACAACGCAATTAACTGGGTCCCCGATGAGATTCGCACCGGCCGGATGCTGAACTGGCTGGAGAACAACGTCGACTGGGCCCTCTCTCGTGAGCGGTTTTGGGGCACGCCGCTGCCGATTTGGGTATGCGACAAGCAGGGCTGTTCCAAGCTGCGCGCGGTCAGCTCCGTGGAACAATTGCGAAAAGAAGGCATCAGTGTTCCCACCGACCTGGATTTGCACAAACCGATGATCGACACAATCAAGCTCAAATGCGAGTGCGGCTCGACTATGACGCGCGTACCGGAGCTTATCGATGTCTGGTTCGATTCCGGCGCTATGCCGTACGCCCAGTGGCATTATCCGTTCGAGAACAAAGAGCTGTTTGAACGAAAATACCCGGCCGATTTCATCTCCGAGGCGGTCGACCAGACCCGCGGATGGTTCTATTCGCTGCTGGCGATTTCCACCATGCTGTTCGACAAGCCGCCGTTCAAGAATGTGGT
This sequence is a window from Candidatus Zixiibacteriota bacterium. Protein-coding genes within it:
- the ileS gene encoding isoleucine--tRNA ligase — translated: MKTMRFDPFKDQFSLPAAEEKILAFWQDQEVFHKAHDASLDRPEFVFYEGPPTANGRPGIHHVISRAVKDLVCRYKAMKGFRVDRKAGWDTHGLPVEIEVEKALKLDSKAKVLEYGIAAFNQKCQESVFKYLKDWDEITRRIGYWLDLDDAYVTLKNEYIESVWWILKNFFDRDLLYQGYKTVPFCPRCGTGLSSHEVAQGYDLVKDPSLFVKVKAADGDFSYLVWTTTPWTLPSNAALCMKPDADYVLVEHEGEKLVLAEALVHRVLGEDKTALKRFKGSDFLKRRYIPLFDIFKDKSDKAFYVINGDFVTLEDGTGIVHIAPGYGADDYEIGKAYGLPVLQAVEANGYFVKHAKPYNGMYIKDADKVITKDLKTAGRLFKIEQYEHNYPFCWRCDSPLIYIARQSWYIKTTQFKEQLIANNNAINWVPDEIRTGRMLNWLENNVDWALSRERFWGTPLPIWVCDKQGCSKLRAVSSVEQLRKEGISVPTDLDLHKPMIDTIKLKCECGSTMTRVPELIDVWFDSGAMPYAQWHYPFENKELFERKYPADFISEAVDQTRGWFYSLLAISTMLFDKPPFKNVVVLEFILDKEGKKMSKHKGNVVDPFVTVAKYGADPVRWYLLSTSNPWMPTRFDEDGLAEVVRKYFDTLRNTYTFFAIYANIDDVVSKANAADTTIEQYLERKAGPPERFDLWVMSRYHSLVKDVTDCFDRYEITRPVRAMQNFVIDDLSNWYVRLNRRRYWAKADDPSKMRAYLTLYRILEGVCRLSAPVSPFISELLWKELTGETRQRHNLPLSVHMMPFPEVDSALVNAELEDSMELVRTVVSLGRAARSRKNLKVRQPLARLLVNIAGANQFEKLTEDIDIIRDELNIKEVIAAVDLDQYITYAAKLNFKSAGPKLGGHVKAAQAHVGKMDSVAVKQFSQSGELSFDDNGTKVTLIADLVEVQRIERDGFAVESDGPVTVALSVKLTPELIDEGFAREMVNKIQNMRKSSGFEVTDHIMVRIGCAGRLKAATSKHEEFIRRETLARRIEFIEAGAVDGATEWNINGEKAAIAVAKL